The proteins below come from a single Cylindrospermopsis raciborskii Cr2010 genomic window:
- a CDS encoding PD-(D/E)XK nuclease family protein, with amino-acid sequence MIEAEIKALIQKELPRAIAEEPGVRDFVLRTVSEYYTPRTEFDEKFDRVLNELQRDREEQARKWDEQNRKFDAFQAEQNRKWDEQNRKFDAFQAEQAQKWDEQNRKWDEQNRKWDEQNRKWEENTQRLDRIEAQNSATLEEIQKANRRYESAIGAIGSRWGLYSEASFRNGLKAILGQSFGVEVLNLTLYDQEGEVFGRPEQVELDIIIKNGLTIVCELKSSIDKAGMYVFGRKAEFYAKNQNRVVDRKIVISPMVDERAIPVAKSLGIETYSYADMVVS; translated from the coding sequence ATGATAGAGGCTGAAATTAAAGCATTAATCCAAAAAGAATTGCCCAGGGCGATTGCCGAAGAACCGGGGGTACGGGATTTCGTCTTGCGCACGGTGTCAGAATATTACACCCCCCGGACTGAGTTCGACGAAAAATTTGACCGAGTTTTGAATGAGTTACAGCGAGACAGGGAGGAGCAAGCTCGTAAGTGGGATGAGCAAAATCGTAAATTCGATGCTTTTCAAGCTGAGCAAAATCGTAAATGGGATGAGCAAAATCGCAAATTCGATGCTTTTCAAGCTGAGCAAGCTCAGAAGTGGGATGAGCAAAATCGTAAATGGGATGAGCAAAATCGTAAATGGGATGAGCAAAATCGCAAATGGGAGGAAAATACTCAACGTCTTGACAGAATCGAAGCTCAGAATAGTGCTACTCTAGAGGAAATCCAGAAGGCTAACCGTCGTTATGAAAGCGCCATTGGTGCTATTGGTTCCCGCTGGGGTCTCTATTCTGAAGCTAGTTTCCGTAATGGACTGAAAGCTATTTTAGGTCAGTCCTTCGGGGTGGAGGTGCTCAATCTTACCCTTTATGACCAGGAGGGGGAAGTATTTGGACGCCCAGAGCAGGTGGAATTGGATATAATTATCAAAAATGGACTGACTATTGTCTGTGAACTTAAATCTTCCATTGACAAAGCTGGTATGTACGTTTTTGGTCGCAAGGCGGAATTCTACGCTAAAAATCAAAATAGAGTGGTTGACCGTAAAATTGTGATTTCCCCCATGGTGGATGAACGGGCTATACCGGTAGCGAAATCCCTAGGTATTGAGACATATAGTTACGCTGACATGGTGGTATCATAG
- a CDS encoding PD-(D/E)XK nuclease family protein: protein MIEAEIKALIQKELPRAIAEEPGVRDFVLRTVSEYYTPRTEFDEKFDRVLNELQRDREEQARKWDEQNRKFDAFQAEQAQKWDEQNHKFDAFQAEQARKWDEQNRKFDAFQAEQAQKWDEQNRKFDAFQAEQAQKWDEQNRKWEENTQRLDRIEAQNSATLEEIQKANRRYESAIGAIGSRWGLYSEASFRNGLKAILGQSFGVEVLNLTLYDQEGEVFGRPEQVELDIIIKNGLTIVCELKSSIDKAGMYVFGRKAEFYAKNQNRVVDRKIVISPMVDERAIPVAKSLGIETYSYADMVVS from the coding sequence ATGATAGAGGCTGAAATTAAAGCATTAATCCAAAAAGAATTGCCCAGGGCGATTGCCGAAGAACCGGGGGTACGGGATTTCGTCTTGCGCACGGTGTCAGAATATTACACCCCCCGGACTGAGTTCGACGAAAAATTTGACCGAGTTTTGAATGAGTTACAGCGAGACAGGGAGGAGCAAGCTCGTAAGTGGGATGAGCAAAATCGTAAATTCGATGCTTTTCAGGCTGAGCAAGCTCAGAAGTGGGATGAGCAAAATCACAAATTCGATGCTTTTCAAGCTGAGCAAGCTCGTAAGTGGGATGAGCAAAATCGCAAATTCGATGCTTTTCAAGCTGAGCAAGCTCAGAAGTGGGATGAGCAAAATCGCAAATTCGATGCTTTTCAAGCTGAGCAAGCTCAGAAGTGGGATGAGCAAAATCGCAAATGGGAGGAAAATACTCAACGTCTTGACAGAATCGAAGCTCAGAATAGTGCTACTCTAGAGGAAATCCAGAAGGCTAACCGTCGTTATGAAAGCGCCATTGGTGCTATTGGTTCCCGCTGGGGTCTCTATTCTGAAGCTAGTTTCCGTAATGGACTGAAAGCTATTTTAGGTCAGTCCTTCGGGGTGGAGGTGCTCAATCTTACCCTTTATGACCAGGAGGGGGAAGTATTTGGACGCCCAGAGCAGGTGGAATTGGATATAATTATCAAAAATGGACTGACTATTGTCTGTGAACTTAAATCTTCCATTGACAAAGCTGGTATGTACGTTTTTGGTCGCAAGGCGGAATTCTACGCTAAAAATCAAAATAGAGTGGTTGACCGTAAAATTGTGATTTCCCCCATGGTGGATGAACGGGCTATACCGGTAGCGAAATCCCTAGGTATTGAGACATATAGTTACGCTGACATGGTGGTATCATAG
- a CDS encoding single-stranded DNA-binding protein, translated as MNNCILMVEIYDEPQLRHTTEGLEVTEMIVHVPGLRTDDPTHPLKVVGWGNLAKDIHQNYHAGDRVILEGRLGMNTFDRPEGFKEKRAELTVQKIHPVTKNTGTSQSAAQPSQETPNYQASRPTPTPTETAPSVTTLDPSPQPVAQVVSPQPVIQPTPNPDEIPF; from the coding sequence ATGAACAATTGTATCTTAATGGTAGAGATTTATGATGAACCTCAATTGAGACACACAACAGAGGGGTTAGAAGTCACAGAGATGATAGTTCATGTACCAGGATTACGTACTGATGACCCTACCCATCCCTTAAAAGTAGTAGGTTGGGGGAATTTAGCCAAGGATATTCATCAGAATTATCATGCAGGTGACCGGGTGATTTTAGAGGGACGTCTGGGAATGAACACCTTTGATCGTCCTGAAGGGTTTAAAGAAAAACGCGCTGAGTTGACAGTGCAAAAAATTCACCCTGTCACCAAAAATACGGGAACTAGTCAATCAGCTGCACAACCTTCCCAAGAGACCCCCAACTATCAAGCAAGTAGACCCACTCCCACCCCAACAGAAACAGCACCTTCAGTAACCACCTTGGATCCCAGTCCTCAACCTGTAGCTCAAGTGGTAAGTCCTCAACCAGTGATTCAGCCAACACCTAATCCGGACGAGATACCATTTTAG
- a CDS encoding TldD/PmbA family protein, producing the protein MLINTLLISSQIPNLNYSSTTERFDQTWEAPLATLLGLGRAAGADFVEFFLERRNYISCLAEEDIITSISPSFSTGAGVRVFHGKADCYVSTNNLTFAGLKAALEKALSILGLQLPIANAFIPEIYLELFRDYGNKRGKDSWLPLCTTIREMGEILLEGTAQLHKKATHIQSRRASYFRDWQEVLVAASDGTFARDIRLTQSAGFSLLCADGSHRTSISERAGNTSDPNFLKSWDYEQSADQIAESAGKMLYADYVESGNYPIVMANHFGGVIFHEACGHLLETTQIERKTTPFADKKGEKIAHESLTAWDEGRSDNAFGTIDMDDEGMPAQRTLLIEKGVLKNFLADRTGSMRTGHPRTGSGRRQNYTFAAASRMRNTYIAPGEYTNEDLFASIDKGIYCKKMGGGSVGATGQFNFSVDEAYLIENGKVTKPLKGATLIGEAKEIMNKISLCSQDLELAPGFCGSVSGSIYTTVGQPHIKVDSITVGGR; encoded by the coding sequence ATGCTTATAAATACCTTACTTATTTCCTCTCAAATCCCTAACTTAAATTACTCATCCACCACAGAGCGGTTTGACCAAACCTGGGAAGCTCCATTAGCAACCTTATTGGGGTTGGGGCGTGCTGCTGGTGCGGACTTTGTGGAGTTTTTTTTAGAGCGTCGTAATTACATTAGTTGTTTAGCAGAAGAAGATATTATCACCAGTATTTCACCTAGTTTCAGCACAGGTGCGGGTGTGAGAGTATTCCATGGTAAAGCGGATTGTTACGTTAGCACCAACAATCTCACCTTTGCGGGTTTAAAAGCAGCCTTAGAAAAGGCACTTTCCATACTAGGCTTACAATTACCCATAGCAAATGCCTTCATCCCTGAAATCTACCTGGAATTGTTCCGAGACTATGGCAATAAAAGAGGAAAAGACAGTTGGTTACCCCTGTGTACCACAATTAGGGAAATGGGGGAAATACTGCTAGAGGGTACAGCCCAATTGCATAAAAAAGCCACTCACATTCAATCTCGTCGTGCCAGCTATTTTCGTGATTGGCAAGAAGTATTAGTTGCAGCCAGTGATGGTACATTTGCTCGGGATATTCGCCTGACTCAATCCGCAGGTTTTAGCCTTCTATGTGCTGACGGATCTCACCGTACCTCCATCAGTGAAAGAGCAGGCAATACCAGCGATCCTAACTTCCTCAAAAGCTGGGATTATGAACAGTCAGCAGACCAAATTGCCGAATCAGCTGGTAAAATGCTTTATGCTGACTACGTAGAATCAGGGAATTACCCCATTGTCATGGCCAATCACTTTGGCGGGGTAATATTTCATGAAGCTTGTGGACACCTACTAGAAACCACCCAAATAGAAAGAAAAACCACCCCATTTGCGGATAAAAAGGGCGAGAAAATTGCCCATGAAAGTCTAACAGCTTGGGATGAAGGGAGATCAGATAATGCTTTTGGCACAATTGACATGGATGATGAGGGAATGCCAGCCCAAAGAACATTACTCATAGAAAAAGGAGTTCTCAAAAACTTCTTAGCTGATCGAACCGGGTCTATGAGAACTGGACACCCAAGAACAGGTAGTGGTCGCCGTCAAAATTATACCTTTGCTGCTGCCAGTCGCATGAGAAATACCTATATTGCTCCTGGAGAATACACCAACGAAGATCTGTTTGCTTCCATCGACAAAGGTATTTACTGCAAGAAAATGGGTGGAGGTAGTGTAGGTGCAACTGGGCAATTTAATTTCAGCGTTGATGAGGCCTATCTCATAGAAAATGGGAAAGTCACCAAACCTTTAAAGGGCGCTACCCTAATTGGAGAAGCTAAGGAAATCATGAACAAAATTTCCCTTTGTTCCCAGGATTTAGAATTGGCACCTGGTTTTTGTGGTTCTGTGAGTGGTAGCATTTACACCACAGTAGGACAGCCACATATTAAGGTAGATTCCATTACCGTGGGGGGGAGATAG
- a CDS encoding PD-(D/E)XK nuclease family protein encodes MIEAEIKALIQKELPRAIAEEPGVRDFVLRTVSEYYTPRTEFDEKFDRVLNELQRDREEQARKWDEQNRKFDAFQAEQAQKWDEQNRKFDAFQAEQAQKWDEQNRKWDEQNRKWEENTQRLDRIEAQNSATLEEIQKANRRYESAIGAIGSRWGLYSEASFRNGLKAILGQSFGVEVLNLTLYDQEGEVFGRPEQVELDIIIKNGLTIVCELKSSIDKAGMYVFGRKAEFYAKSQNRVVDRKIVISPMVDERAIPVAKSLGIETYSYADMVVS; translated from the coding sequence ATGATAGAGGCTGAAATTAAAGCATTAATCCAAAAAGAATTGCCCAGGGCGATTGCCGAAGAACCGGGGGTACGGGATTTCGTCTTGCGCACGGTGTCAGAATATTACACCCCCCGGACTGAGTTCGACGAAAAATTTGACCGAGTTTTGAATGAGTTACAGCGAGACAGGGAGGAGCAAGCTCGTAAGTGGGATGAGCAAAATCGTAAATTCGATGCTTTTCAAGCTGAGCAAGCTCAGAAGTGGGATGAGCAAAATCGCAAATTCGATGCTTTTCAAGCTGAGCAAGCTCAGAAGTGGGATGAGCAAAATCGTAAATGGGATGAGCAAAATCGCAAATGGGAGGAAAATACTCAACGTCTTGACAGAATCGAAGCTCAGAATAGTGCTACTCTAGAGGAAATCCAGAAGGCTAACCGTCGTTATGAAAGCGCCATTGGTGCTATTGGTTCCCGCTGGGGTCTCTATTCTGAAGCTAGTTTCCGTAATGGACTGAAAGCTATTTTAGGTCAGTCCTTCGGGGTGGAGGTGCTCAATCTTACCCTTTATGACCAGGAGGGGGAAGTATTTGGACGCCCAGAGCAGGTGGAATTGGATATAATTATCAAAAATGGACTGACTATTGTCTGTGAACTTAAATCTTCCATTGACAAAGCTGGTATGTACGTTTTTGGTCGCAAGGCGGAATTCTACGCTAAAAGTCAAAATAGAGTGGTTGACCGTAAAATTGTGATTTCCCCCATGGTGGATGAACGGGCTATACCGGTAGCGAAATCCCTAGGTATTGAGACA
- a CDS encoding methyltransferase domain-containing protein: MLLRPEQRLKIDDTDDNLFYDYPRLVTHVDDGFIQQLTDIYRQYLQPKTRIFDMMSSWVSHLPPEVDFDHVEGHGLNAEELARNPRLKHYFVQNINAQPQLPLANEDFHAVINCVSVQYIQYPEAIFSEIHRILKPGGVAIISFSNRMFYQKAIQIWRDGTESSRVELVKRYFASVSGFTTPKVIATRSQAPHLIQKWLGLPGGDPFYAVIAHRASK; the protein is encoded by the coding sequence ATGCTGCTGCGACCAGAACAACGTCTAAAAATAGACGATACCGATGACAACCTATTTTACGACTACCCACGATTGGTAACTCATGTTGATGATGGATTCATTCAGCAGCTAACCGACATATACCGTCAATACCTGCAACCTAAAACCCGCATTTTTGATATGATGAGTAGCTGGGTGTCTCATTTACCACCAGAGGTAGATTTTGACCATGTGGAAGGGCACGGACTAAACGCTGAGGAACTAGCACGCAATCCTCGCTTAAAACATTATTTCGTCCAAAATATTAACGCCCAACCCCAACTACCACTAGCGAATGAGGATTTTCACGCTGTGATCAATTGCGTGTCTGTACAGTACATCCAATATCCAGAAGCTATATTTTCAGAAATCCATCGTATTCTCAAACCTGGTGGTGTGGCGATTATTAGTTTTTCCAATCGGATGTTCTATCAGAAGGCAATTCAAATCTGGCGTGATGGCACAGAATCATCTAGAGTGGAGTTAGTCAAACGTTATTTTGCCTCCGTGTCCGGTTTTACCACCCCCAAGGTGATTGCTACTAGATCACAAGCTCCTCATTTAATACAAAAATGGTTGGGTTTACCTGGAGGAGACCCATTTTACGCGGTGATAGCTCATCGAGCCTCCAAGTAA
- a CDS encoding PD-(D/E)XK nuclease family protein, whose product MIEAEIKALIQKELPRAIAEEPGVRDFVLRTVSEYYTPRTEFDEKFDRVLNELQRDREEQARKWDEQNRKFDAFQAEQAQKWDEQNRKWEENTQRLDRIEAQNSATLEEIQKANRRYESAIGAIGSRWGLYSEASFRNGLKAILGQSFGVEVLNLTLYDQEGEVFGRPEQVELDIIIKNGLTIVCELKSSIDKAGMYVFGRKAEFYAKNQNRVVDRKIVISPMVDERAIPVAKSLGIETYSYADMVVS is encoded by the coding sequence ATGATAGAGGCTGAAATTAAAGCATTAATCCAAAAAGAATTGCCCAGGGCGATTGCCGAAGAACCGGGGGTACGGGATTTCGTCTTGCGCACGGTGTCAGAATATTACACCCCCCGGACTGAGTTCGACGAAAAATTTGACCGAGTTTTGAATGAGTTACAGCGAGACAGGGAGGAGCAAGCTCGTAAGTGGGATGAGCAAAATCGTAAATTCGATGCTTTTCAAGCTGAGCAAGCTCAGAAGTGGGATGAGCAAAATCGCAAATGGGAGGAAAATACTCAACGTCTTGACAGAATCGAAGCTCAGAATAGTGCTACTCTAGAGGAAATCCAGAAGGCTAACCGTCGTTATGAAAGCGCCATTGGTGCTATTGGTTCCCGCTGGGGTCTCTATTCTGAAGCTAGTTTCCGTAATGGACTGAAAGCTATTTTAGGTCAGTCCTTCGGGGTGGAGGTGCTCAATCTTACCCTTTATGACCAGGAGGGGGAAGTATTTGGACGCCCAGAGCAGGTGGAATTGGATATAATTATCAAAAATGGACTGACTATTGTCTGTGAACTTAAATCTTCCATTGACAAAGCTGGTATGTACGTTTTTGGTCGCAAGGCGGAATTCTACGCTAAAAATCAAAATAGAGTGGTTGACCGTAAAATTGTGATTTCCCCCATGGTGGATGAACGGGCTATACCGGTAGCGAAATCCCTAGGTATTGAGACATATAGTTACGCTGACATGGTGGTATCATAG
- a CDS encoding PD-(D/E)XK nuclease family protein has translation MIEAEIKALIQKELPRAIAEEPGVRDFVLRTVSEYYTPRTEFDEKFDRVLNELQRDREEQARKWDEQNRKFDAFQAEQAQKWDEQNRKWDEQNRKWDEQNRKWEENTQRLDRIEAQNSATLEEIQKANRRYESAIGAIGSRWGLYSEASFRNGLKAILGQSFGVEVLNLTLYDQEGEVFGRPEQVELDIIIKNGLTIVCELKSSIDKAGMYVFGRKAEFYAKSQNRVVDRKIVISPMVDERAIPVAKSLGIETYSYADMVVS, from the coding sequence ATGATAGAGGCTGAAATTAAAGCATTAATCCAAAAAGAATTGCCCAGGGCGATTGCCGAAGAACCGGGGGTACGGGATTTCGTCTTGCGCACGGTGTCAGAATATTACACCCCCCGGACTGAGTTCGACGAAAAATTTGACCGAGTTTTGAATGAGTTACAGCGAGACAGGGAGGAGCAAGCTCGTAAGTGGGATGAGCAAAATCGTAAATTCGATGCTTTTCAGGCTGAGCAAGCTCAGAAGTGGGATGAGCAAAATCGTAAATGGGATGAGCAAAATCGTAAATGGGATGAGCAAAATCGCAAATGGGAGGAAAATACTCAACGTCTTGACAGAATCGAAGCTCAGAATAGTGCTACTCTAGAGGAAATCCAGAAGGCTAACCGTCGTTATGAAAGCGCCATTGGTGCTATTGGTTCCCGCTGGGGTCTCTATTCTGAAGCTAGTTTCCGTAATGGACTGAAAGCTATTTTAGGTCAGTCCTTCGGGGTGGAGGTGCTCAATCTTACCCTTTATGACCAGGAGGGGGAAGTATTTGGACGCCCAGAGCAGGTGGAATTGGATATAATTATCAAAAATGGACTGACTATTGTCTGTGAACTTAAATCTTCCATTGACAAAGCTGGTATGTACGTTTTTGGTCGCAAGGCGGAATTCTACGCTAAAAGTCAAAATAGAGTGGTTGACCGTAAAATTGTGATTTCCCCCATGGTGGATGAACGGGCTATACCGGTAGCGAAATCCCTAGGTATTGAGACATATAGTTACGCTGACATGGTGGTATCATAG
- a CDS encoding TldD/PmbA family protein: protein MSNIQQVAKNAQETAKKLGIEKFDIYGSTVDDTSVQVDQGEPKQVKASNRSGVTVRVWNEENTMGVTSTTDVDPKGLELALQTAYEASFFGVKENVPDFSPEATLPIESTSKEKFAQAPVSELIDKLLLAEKELLDSHPAINGVPYNGLSQRDIERFYLNSNGALRKESHSLASIYLYSKTEQEGKKPRSAGAYRVKENLGNLDIAGCIKEAADKTISHLDYQKVKTGRYQVVFSPEAFLSLLGAFSNLFNAQNILDNQSLSQVDDLGKQIASPLLSVYDDALHPANVGAETFDGEGTPTRQIKLIEKGILTSFLHSAGTAKRLNAQPTGNASIGAKVTVSPNFYHVFAANTTEKEFSLQTAENVILIDDLQALHAGVKALQGSFSLPFDGWLVNKGEKISIDSATVAGDFLELLKSIVYIEKEPELTPGGVCPRIWVGELSITGD from the coding sequence ATGTCTAATATCCAACAAGTCGCTAAAAACGCCCAGGAAACCGCTAAAAAACTGGGTATTGAAAAATTCGATATTTATGGTTCAACTGTAGATGACACCAGCGTACAAGTTGACCAAGGAGAACCCAAACAGGTAAAAGCTTCCAATCGTTCTGGGGTGACAGTCAGGGTTTGGAACGAGGAGAATACAATGGGTGTTACCAGCACCACAGACGTGGATCCCAAAGGTTTAGAATTAGCCTTGCAAACTGCTTATGAAGCTAGTTTCTTTGGGGTGAAGGAAAATGTTCCTGACTTTAGTCCAGAAGCAACATTGCCCATTGAAAGTACATCCAAAGAGAAATTTGCTCAAGCACCTGTTTCGGAACTGATTGACAAACTGCTATTGGCGGAAAAAGAACTTTTAGACTCCCACCCTGCAATTAATGGTGTACCTTATAATGGCTTATCTCAACGAGACATAGAGCGGTTCTATCTCAATAGTAATGGTGCACTAAGAAAAGAGTCTCACTCTTTAGCCTCAATTTATTTGTACAGTAAAACAGAACAAGAAGGGAAAAAACCTCGCAGTGCTGGTGCTTATCGGGTAAAAGAAAATTTAGGCAATTTAGATATTGCAGGTTGCATCAAAGAAGCAGCAGATAAAACTATCAGTCATTTGGATTACCAAAAAGTTAAAACTGGTAGATATCAGGTAGTTTTTTCTCCTGAAGCTTTTTTGAGTTTATTGGGTGCGTTCTCTAATTTATTTAATGCCCAAAATATTCTAGATAATCAAAGTTTATCCCAGGTAGATGACCTAGGGAAGCAAATTGCCTCTCCTTTACTTTCAGTTTATGATGACGCCTTGCATCCAGCTAATGTAGGAGCAGAAACCTTTGATGGAGAGGGTACACCTACCCGTCAAATAAAGCTAATAGAAAAGGGAATTTTAACCAGTTTTTTACACAGTGCAGGAACTGCCAAAAGACTCAATGCTCAACCTACAGGTAATGCCAGCATTGGTGCCAAAGTAACTGTGAGTCCTAATTTTTATCATGTGTTTGCTGCTAATACAACTGAAAAAGAATTCAGTTTACAAACAGCAGAAAATGTGATACTAATTGATGATTTACAGGCTCTTCATGCGGGTGTTAAAGCTTTACAAGGTTCTTTTTCCTTACCTTTTGATGGTTGGTTAGTGAACAAGGGCGAAAAAATCAGCATTGATTCAGCAACCGTGGCGGGGGATTTTCTGGAACTATTGAAATCTATTGTTTACATAGAGAAAGAACCAGAATTAACACCGGGGGGAGTTTGTCCCAGAATTTGGGTAGGTGAACTTTCCATTACTGGAGACTAG